One region of Pseudomonas alvandae genomic DNA includes:
- a CDS encoding UDP-2,3-diacylglucosamine diphosphatase: protein MTSAELARPSRKQRVRTLWISDVHLGTRDCQAEHLSHFLKGYHADKIYLVGDIIDGWKLRGGMYWPQAHTNVIRRLLTMSKRGTEVIYVTGNHDEFLRRYSKLILGNIQLVDEAVHVTADGRHLLVIHGDQFDVITRYHRWLAFLGDSAYEFTLTLNRWLNHWRARYGYGYWSLSAYLKHKVKTAVSFISDFEEAIAHECVKRELHGVVCGHIHHAEIRQVGEVEYLNCGDWVESCTALIEHWDGTIELYRLADAQAREALLKAELKVAEPA from the coding sequence ATGACCAGCGCCGAGCTCGCCAGACCCAGCCGCAAGCAGCGTGTTCGCACCCTGTGGATTTCGGACGTGCACCTGGGCACCCGGGATTGCCAGGCCGAGCACCTGTCGCACTTCCTCAAGGGCTACCACGCCGACAAAATCTACCTGGTGGGCGATATCATCGACGGCTGGAAGCTGCGTGGCGGCATGTATTGGCCCCAGGCCCACACCAACGTCATTCGTCGCTTGCTGACCATGAGCAAGCGCGGCACCGAGGTGATCTATGTCACCGGCAACCATGACGAATTCCTGCGGCGTTATTCGAAACTGATCCTCGGTAATATCCAATTGGTGGACGAGGCGGTGCATGTGACCGCCGACGGTCGGCATCTGCTGGTGATTCATGGCGATCAGTTCGATGTGATTACTCGTTATCACCGTTGGCTGGCGTTCCTTGGGGATTCGGCATACGAATTCACGCTGACGCTCAACCGCTGGCTCAATCACTGGCGGGCCCGTTATGGCTATGGCTACTGGTCGCTGTCGGCGTACCTCAAGCACAAGGTCAAGACCGCCGTCAGTTTCATCAGCGACTTTGAAGAAGCCATCGCCCATGAATGTGTGAAGCGAGAACTGCATGGCGTGGTGTGCGGGCACATCCACCATGCCGAGATCCGTCAGGTCGGCGAGGTGGAATACCTCAACTGCGGCGACTGGGTCGAATCCTGCACCGCGCTGATCGAGCACTGGGACGGAACGATCGAGTTGTATCGCCTGGCGGACGCCCAGGCGCGGGAGGCGCTGCTCAAGGCTGAATTGAAGGTGGCTGAGCCTGCCTGA
- the phhA gene encoding phenylalanine 4-monooxygenase gives MKQTQYVAREPDAQGFIHYTAEEHAVWNTLITRQLKVLEGRACQEYLDGIDKLGLPHDRIPQLGEINEVLGETTGWQVARVPALIPFQTFFELLASKQFPVATFIRTREELDYLQEPDIFHEIFGHCPLLTNPWFAEFTHTYGKLGLQASKEERVYLARLYWMTIEFGLVETPQGRRIYGGGILSSPKETVYCLSDEPEHQAFDPLEAMRTPYRIDILQPVYFVLPELKRLFDLAHEDIMGMVKRGRELGLHAPKFPPKAA, from the coding sequence ATGAAGCAGACGCAGTACGTGGCCCGCGAGCCCGATGCGCAGGGTTTTATCCACTACACCGCTGAAGAACATGCGGTGTGGAACACGCTGATCACCCGCCAGCTCAAAGTCCTTGAGGGCCGTGCGTGCCAGGAATACCTGGACGGCATCGACAAGCTGGGCCTGCCCCACGACCGCATTCCGCAGTTGGGGGAAATCAACGAAGTCCTCGGCGAAACCACTGGCTGGCAGGTTGCCCGGGTGCCGGCGCTGATCCCCTTCCAGACGTTTTTCGAATTGCTTGCCAGCAAGCAGTTTCCGGTCGCGACGTTTATTCGCACCCGTGAAGAACTGGATTACCTGCAAGAGCCGGACATCTTCCATGAGATTTTTGGCCACTGCCCGCTGTTGACCAACCCCTGGTTCGCTGAATTTACCCACACCTACGGCAAACTCGGCCTACAGGCATCCAAGGAAGAACGCGTCTATCTCGCTCGCCTGTATTGGATGACCATCGAGTTCGGCCTGGTCGAGACCCCGCAGGGTCGGCGTATCTACGGCGGCGGCATCCTGTCCTCGCCCAAGGAAACCGTGTACTGCCTGTCGGACGAGCCGGAGCACCAGGCCTTCGATCCGCTGGAAGCCATGCGCACGCCTTACCGCATCGACATCCTGCAACCCGTGTACTTCGTGCTGCCCGAGCTCAAGCGTCTGTTCGACCTGGCCCACGAAGACATCATGGGGATGGTCAAGCGCGGCCGGGAACTGGGCCTGCACGCGCCGAAATTTCCACCGAAAGCGGCTTGA
- a CDS encoding DMT family transporter, translating to MTPRTALGALHIGALMFGLTGVFGKLAAASPAVIVFGRAVFAVLALAAFARFASPTRWQKLQGRDMRRLLLGGLLLTGHWVSFFISVKVAGVAIATLGFASFPAFTVLLEGLVFRERIRANEILLVVLVSIGLVLVTPDFDLASGATTGLLWAVASGLLFSLLSLTNRAGSAHVPPVQAALCQNVVVGLCLLPMAAPQLSDVRPLDWLWIGLLGVFCTGLAHSLFVASLAVIKARTAAVVFAMEPVYGITIAWLLFDENPTLRMLLGGVLIIVAIVVSSQLDGTKKSSAGAQAPSH from the coding sequence ATGACACCCCGTACCGCCCTCGGCGCCCTGCACATCGGCGCACTCATGTTCGGCCTGACCGGCGTCTTCGGCAAACTCGCCGCGGCCTCGCCCGCCGTGATCGTGTTTGGCCGCGCCGTATTCGCCGTGCTGGCCCTGGCGGCGTTTGCCCGATTCGCCAGCCCTACCCGCTGGCAGAAACTCCAGGGCCGGGACATGCGCAGGTTGCTGCTGGGCGGCCTCTTGTTGACCGGGCACTGGGTGAGTTTCTTCATTTCGGTGAAAGTCGCCGGCGTCGCGATCGCCACGTTGGGATTCGCCAGTTTCCCGGCCTTCACCGTGCTGCTCGAAGGGCTGGTTTTCCGCGAACGAATCCGCGCCAACGAAATCCTCCTGGTGGTCCTGGTGAGCATCGGCCTGGTGCTCGTGACGCCGGACTTCGACCTGGCCAGCGGCGCCACCACAGGCCTGCTCTGGGCGGTGGCCTCGGGGCTGTTGTTCTCACTGTTGTCGCTGACCAATCGCGCCGGCTCCGCCCATGTGCCGCCGGTGCAGGCCGCGCTGTGCCAGAACGTCGTGGTCGGCCTCTGCCTGTTGCCGATGGCTGCACCGCAACTGAGCGACGTTCGCCCCCTCGACTGGTTGTGGATCGGCCTGCTGGGCGTGTTCTGCACCGGCCTGGCCCACAGCCTTTTCGTCGCCAGCCTGGCGGTGATCAAGGCCCGCACCGCCGCCGTGGTGTTCGCCATGGAGCCGGTCTACGGCATTACCATCGCCTGGTTGCTGTTCGATGAAAACCCGACGCTGCGCATGTTGCTCGGTGGCGTGCTGATCATCGTTGCGATCGTGGTGTCGAGCCAACTGGACGGCACGAAGAAATCCAGCGCCGGTGCCCAGGCGCCGTCTCACTGA
- a CDS encoding DUF962 domain-containing protein, giving the protein MENTKHFNTFAEFYPYYLSEHSNSICRRLHFVGTSLVLLVFAMALVVGAWWLWVALPVAGYGFAWIGHFFFEKNRPATFQHPLYSLLGDFVMYRDMLLGKVAF; this is encoded by the coding sequence TTGGAAAACACCAAACACTTCAACACCTTCGCCGAGTTCTACCCGTACTACCTCAGCGAACACAGCAACAGCATCTGCCGACGCTTGCACTTCGTCGGCACTTCGCTGGTCTTGCTGGTTTTCGCCATGGCGCTGGTGGTTGGCGCCTGGTGGCTGTGGGTCGCCCTGCCAGTGGCGGGCTATGGCTTCGCCTGGATCGGGCATTTTTTCTTCGAGAAAAACCGTCCTGCCACTTTCCAACATCCCCTCTACAGCCTGCTCGGTGACTTCGTCATGTACCGCGACATGCTGCTCGGCAAGGTGGCGTTCTAG
- a CDS encoding AraC family transcriptional regulator codes for MSERTTSSSWAMGIVKALEMDGLDCRALFKQLGLDFAALDDPDARFPQDSMTRLWQLAVELSGNPAIGLNLGKVVRPASFHVVGYALMSSRTLAEGFQRLVRYQRIIAESADLSFRHLEEGYGLILTVHGDHLPPTRQSAEASLACALALCNWLTGRPLHPVKVLFQGAEPVDIAPYQRAFGAPLVFDASCDALIFQQGDMEAPLPTANEAMALLHDRFAGEYLARFSGSRVTHQARQVLCRLLPQGEPKRDVVAQTLHLSQRTLQRRLQEEGTSFQSLLDDTRRELAEQYLAQPSMTLLEIAYLLGFADPSNFFRAFRRWFGTTPGDYRARGVAKPVSDARTPEYTARTP; via the coding sequence ATGAGCGAACGAACCACTTCTTCAAGCTGGGCGATGGGGATTGTCAAGGCGTTGGAAATGGACGGCCTGGACTGTCGGGCGCTGTTCAAGCAACTGGGGCTGGATTTCGCGGCGCTGGACGATCCTGATGCGCGTTTCCCCCAGGACTCAATGACGCGGCTCTGGCAACTGGCGGTGGAGTTGTCGGGCAACCCGGCCATCGGCCTGAACCTGGGCAAGGTGGTGCGCCCGGCATCGTTCCATGTGGTCGGTTACGCGTTGATGTCCAGCCGCACGCTGGCCGAAGGGTTCCAGCGGCTGGTGCGTTATCAGCGGATCATTGCCGAAAGTGCTGACTTGAGCTTCCGTCACTTGGAGGAAGGCTACGGGTTGATCCTGACCGTCCACGGCGATCACCTGCCACCGACCCGGCAAAGCGCCGAAGCGTCGCTGGCCTGCGCGCTGGCCCTGTGCAACTGGCTGACCGGACGGCCCTTGCATCCGGTGAAGGTACTGTTCCAGGGCGCCGAACCCGTTGACATTGCACCTTATCAACGAGCCTTCGGTGCGCCGTTGGTGTTCGATGCTTCCTGCGACGCGCTGATTTTCCAGCAAGGCGACATGGAGGCGCCGTTGCCCACCGCCAACGAGGCCATGGCGCTGCTCCATGACCGGTTTGCGGGGGAGTACCTGGCGCGGTTCTCCGGCAGTCGCGTGACTCACCAGGCGCGCCAAGTGCTGTGTCGGCTGCTTCCCCAGGGCGAGCCCAAGCGTGACGTGGTGGCGCAGACGCTGCACCTGTCGCAACGCACCTTGCAGCGGCGCTTGCAGGAAGAGGGCACCAGTTTCCAGAGTCTGCTGGACGACACCCGACGTGAGCTGGCCGAGCAATACCTGGCGCAGCCGAGCATGACCCTGCTGGAAATTGCTTATCTGTTGGGGTTTGCCGACCCGAGCAACTTTTTCCGGGCCTTCCGTCGTTGGTTCGGTACCACGCCTGGCGACTATCGGGCGCGGGGCGTGGCCAAGCCGGTCAGTGACGCCAGAACGCCGGAATACACAGCACGAACACCGTAA
- a CDS encoding TrkH family potassium uptake protein → MALPTLRIIGFIIGIFLITLAIFMVVPMATLLVFERTSDLPSFLWSSMITFVAGLALILPGRPEHVHLRPRDMYLLTVSSWLVVCVFAALPFLLTQHISYTDSFFESMSGITATGATVLSGLDTMSPGILMWRSLLHWLGGIGFIGMAVAILPLLRIGGMRLFQTESSDRSEKVMPRSHMVARLIVASYVGITILGTLALWWAGMSLFDAINHSMSAISTGGFSTSDLSLAKWTQPAVHWVAIVIMILGSLPFALYVSMLRGNRRALIKDQQVQGLIGVLLVTWLVLGTWYWATTDLHWLDALRHVALNVTSIVTTTGFALGDYSLWGNFSLMLFFYLGFVGGCSGSTAGGIKIFRFQVAYILLRANLNQLIHPRAVIKQKYNGHRLDEEIVRSILTFSFFFAITICVIALLLSLLGVEWMTALTGAASTVSGVGPGLGETIGPAGNFAPLPDAAKWILSAGMLLGRLEIITVFVLCIPAFWRH, encoded by the coding sequence ATGGCGTTGCCGACCCTGCGGATCATTGGTTTCATCATCGGCATCTTCCTGATCACCCTGGCGATCTTCATGGTCGTGCCGATGGCGACGCTGCTGGTCTTCGAACGCACCAGCGACCTGCCCTCGTTCCTCTGGTCGAGCATGATCACCTTTGTCGCCGGCCTGGCCCTGATCCTTCCCGGACGTCCGGAACACGTGCACCTGCGTCCCCGGGACATGTACCTGCTGACGGTCAGCAGTTGGCTGGTGGTGTGTGTCTTTGCCGCGCTGCCCTTTTTGCTGACCCAACACATCAGTTACACGGATTCATTCTTCGAAAGCATGTCGGGGATCACCGCCACCGGGGCGACGGTGTTGAGCGGCCTGGACACGATGTCGCCAGGCATCCTGATGTGGCGCTCGTTGCTGCACTGGCTCGGCGGTATCGGCTTTATTGGCATGGCCGTGGCGATCCTGCCGCTGTTGCGCATCGGTGGCATGCGGCTGTTCCAGACCGAATCTTCCGACCGCTCGGAAAAGGTCATGCCTCGCTCGCACATGGTGGCGCGGCTGATCGTGGCGTCCTACGTGGGCATCACCATCCTCGGCACGCTGGCGCTGTGGTGGGCCGGGATGAGCCTGTTCGATGCGATCAACCATTCGATGTCGGCGATTTCCACCGGTGGTTTCTCGACCTCGGACCTGTCGCTGGCCAAATGGACCCAGCCAGCGGTGCATTGGGTCGCGATCGTCATCATGATCCTCGGCAGCCTGCCGTTCGCCTTGTACGTTTCGATGCTGCGAGGCAATCGTCGGGCGCTGATCAAGGACCAGCAAGTCCAAGGCCTGATCGGCGTGCTGCTGGTCACTTGGCTGGTGCTTGGCACCTGGTATTGGGCGACCACCGACCTGCATTGGCTCGACGCGCTGCGACACGTGGCGCTGAACGTGACCTCCATCGTCACCACCACCGGTTTCGCCCTGGGGGACTACAGCCTGTGGGGCAATTTCTCGCTGATGCTGTTCTTCTACCTGGGATTCGTCGGCGGCTGCTCGGGCTCGACCGCCGGCGGGATCAAGATTTTCCGTTTCCAGGTTGCCTATATCCTGCTCCGGGCCAACCTTAATCAACTGATTCACCCGCGTGCGGTGATCAAGCAGAAGTACAACGGCCATCGCCTCGACGAAGAAATCGTGCGCTCGATCCTGACCTTCTCGTTCTTCTTCGCCATCACCATTTGCGTGATCGCCCTGCTGCTGTCCCTGTTGGGCGTGGAATGGATGACGGCGTTGACCGGCGCGGCGAGCACGGTGTCCGGCGTCGGCCCGGGGCTCGGCGAGACCATCGGCCCGGCCGGCAACTTTGCCCCGCTGCCGGACGCGGCCAAATGGATTCTCTCGGCTGGCATGCTGCTGGGCCGATTGGAGATCATTACGGTGTTCGTGCTGTGTATTCCGGCGTTCTGGCGTCACTGA
- a CDS encoding helix-turn-helix transcriptional regulator, giving the protein MRPILTLRHYSHDLIDHSHDHAQLVFGLSGALDFEVEGRGSQVVQQSFVVVPAGAHHACGSPQGSRCLVLDVPDDEWVGQCLGDHADASRRLLDSNTRLLLDAGQSQLVSWLAGSPVHDPVIAQQGAVLLLASLNGGRQETTGGRRLPYAALNAHIDQYAAYPLQVADLAQVAGLSSARLHARFVAECGQTPMEYIRSRRLHKAVALLRDSHLPIGEIAQRVGYSSQSAFAAAVLREFGVSPGKFRRPRESHAKNR; this is encoded by the coding sequence ATGAGACCGATCCTCACGCTACGCCACTACAGCCACGATCTGATTGACCACAGCCACGACCACGCGCAACTGGTGTTTGGCTTGTCCGGCGCGCTGGACTTCGAAGTCGAAGGGCGTGGCAGCCAGGTGGTGCAGCAGAGTTTCGTGGTCGTGCCGGCGGGCGCCCATCATGCGTGCGGCAGTCCACAGGGCAGCCGCTGCCTGGTGCTGGACGTGCCGGACGATGAGTGGGTCGGGCAATGCCTGGGCGATCATGCCGACGCGAGCCGTCGCTTGCTCGACAGCAATACTCGCCTGCTCCTGGATGCAGGGCAAAGCCAGTTGGTCAGTTGGCTGGCCGGCAGCCCGGTGCACGACCCGGTGATCGCCCAGCAAGGCGCGGTATTGTTGCTCGCCAGCCTCAACGGCGGGCGCCAGGAAACCACCGGCGGCCGACGCCTGCCCTATGCCGCACTCAACGCCCACATCGACCAATATGCCGCCTACCCGCTGCAAGTCGCGGACCTGGCGCAGGTCGCCGGGCTTTCCAGTGCGCGCCTGCATGCCCGTTTCGTCGCCGAATGCGGGCAGACGCCAATGGAATACATCCGCAGCCGTCGCTTGCACAAGGCCGTGGCGTTGCTGCGTGACTCGCACCTGCCGATCGGCGAAATCGCCCAACGGGTTGGCTACAGTTCGCAAAGCGCCTTTGCCGCGGCCGTGTTGCGCGAATTCGGCGTCTCACCGGGCAAGTTTCGGCGGCCACGCGAGTCTCACGCTAAAAATCGCTAG
- a CDS encoding amino acid aminotransferase produces the protein MHFDAIGRVPGDPILGLMEAYGADSNPGKFDLGVGVYKDAQGLTPILQSVKQAEQRLVDRQVTKTYIGGHGDAAFGQLINALVLGADSPLIAEQRAGATQTPGGTGALRLSADFIAHCLPGRGVWLSNPTWPIHETIFATAGVKASHYPYVGADNRLDFEAMLATLGQVPKGDVVLLHACCHNPTGFDLSHDQWRQVLDVMRNRDLLPLIDFAYQGFGDGLEQDAWAVRLFAEALPEVLVTSSCSKNFGLYRDRTGALIVCARDAEKLVDIRSQLANIARNLWSTPPDHGAAVVATILGNPELKGLWADEVEAMRLRIAQLRSGLLEALDPHGLRERFAHIGVQRGMFSYTGLTPGQVKQLRERHSVYMVGTGRANVAGIDATRLDALAVAIADVCK, from the coding sequence ATGCATTTCGATGCCATCGGCCGGGTGCCCGGCGACCCGATCCTCGGCCTGATGGAGGCCTACGGGGCGGACAGCAATCCCGGCAAGTTCGACCTGGGCGTAGGCGTCTACAAGGATGCCCAGGGCCTGACGCCAATTCTGCAGTCGGTGAAACAGGCCGAGCAGCGACTGGTGGATCGCCAGGTCACCAAGACTTACATCGGTGGTCATGGCGACGCCGCGTTCGGCCAGTTGATCAACGCACTGGTCCTGGGGGCAGACTCACCGCTGATCGCCGAGCAGCGCGCCGGCGCCACCCAGACCCCGGGCGGCACCGGCGCCCTGCGCTTGAGCGCCGACTTCATTGCCCATTGCCTGCCGGGCCGTGGCGTCTGGTTGAGCAACCCGACCTGGCCGATCCACGAAACCATCTTCGCCACTGCGGGGGTCAAGGCCAGTCATTACCCTTACGTGGGCGCTGACAATCGCCTGGATTTCGAGGCCATGCTGGCGACCCTGGGCCAGGTGCCGAAGGGCGACGTGGTGCTGCTGCACGCCTGCTGCCACAACCCGACCGGCTTCGACCTGTCCCATGACCAATGGCGCCAAGTGCTGGACGTGATGCGCAACCGCGACCTGCTGCCATTGATCGACTTCGCCTACCAAGGCTTTGGCGATGGGCTGGAGCAGGACGCCTGGGCCGTGCGGTTGTTTGCCGAAGCGTTGCCCGAAGTGTTGGTGACCAGTTCCTGCTCGAAGAACTTCGGCCTTTACCGCGACCGCACCGGTGCGCTGATTGTCTGCGCCCGCGACGCCGAAAAGCTGGTGGACATTCGCAGCCAGCTGGCCAACATCGCCCGCAACCTGTGGTCGACGCCACCGGATCATGGCGCGGCGGTGGTGGCGACGATCCTTGGCAATCCGGAACTCAAGGGTTTATGGGCCGACGAAGTGGAAGCCATGCGCCTGCGCATCGCGCAACTGCGCAGCGGGCTGCTGGAAGCGCTCGACCCCCATGGCTTGCGTGAGCGCTTTGCCCATATCGGCGTGCAACGCGGGATGTTTTCCTACACCGGCCTGACACCGGGACAGGTCAAGCAGCTGCGCGAGCGCCACAGCGTCTACATGGTTGGCACCGGCCGGGCCAACGTCGCCGGCATCGATGCGACGCGCCTGGACGCGCTGGCGGTGGCGATTGCGGATGTTTGCAAGTAA
- a CDS encoding sigma-54-dependent phenylalanine hydroxylase transcriptional regulator PhhR, protein MRIKVHCQNRIGILRDILNLLVEYGINVARGEVGGEHGNAIYLHCPNLINIQFQALRPKFEGIAGVFGVKRVGLMPSERRHMELNALLGALEFPVLSIDMGGSIVAANRAAAQLLGVRVDEVPGIPLSRYAEDFDLPELVRANQSRINGLRVKVKGDVFLADIAPLQSEHDDSEAMAGAVLTLHRADRVGERIYNVRKQELRGFDSIFQSSKVMAAVVREARRMAPLDAPLLIEGETGTGKELLARACHLASPRGQSPLMALNCAGLPESMAETELFGYGPGAFEGARAEGKLGLLELTAGGTLFLDGVGEMSPRLQVKLLRFLQDGCFRRVGSDEEVYLDVRVICATQVDLSELCARGEFRQDLYHRLNVLSLHIPPLRECLDGLAPLVEHFLDQASRQIGCPLPKLAPAAMDRLSHYHWPGNVRQLENVLFQAVSLCDGGKVKAEHIRLPDYGVRQPLGDFSLEGGLDEIVGRFEKAVLERLYSEHRSSRQLGKRLGVSHTTIANKLREYEVGKESGA, encoded by the coding sequence ATGCGCATCAAAGTCCATTGCCAGAACCGCATCGGCATCCTGCGGGACATCCTCAACCTGCTGGTGGAGTACGGCATCAACGTCGCCCGAGGTGAAGTGGGCGGGGAGCATGGCAACGCGATCTACCTGCATTGCCCGAACCTGATCAACATCCAGTTCCAGGCGTTGCGTCCGAAATTCGAAGGCATTGCCGGGGTATTCGGCGTCAAGCGCGTAGGCCTGATGCCCAGCGAGCGTCGGCACATGGAGCTCAACGCCTTGCTCGGCGCCCTGGAGTTCCCGGTGTTGTCGATCGACATGGGTGGCTCCATCGTCGCGGCCAACCGGGCGGCGGCGCAGTTGCTCGGCGTGCGTGTGGACGAAGTGCCGGGAATCCCGTTGTCCCGCTACGCCGAGGATTTCGACCTGCCGGAGCTGGTGCGCGCCAACCAGTCGCGGATCAATGGGTTGCGGGTCAAGGTCAAGGGCGACGTGTTCCTGGCCGACATCGCGCCGCTGCAATCGGAGCACGACGACAGCGAGGCGATGGCCGGCGCGGTGTTGACCCTGCACCGCGCTGATCGGGTGGGTGAACGCATCTATAACGTGCGCAAGCAGGAACTGCGCGGCTTCGACAGTATTTTCCAGAGCTCGAAGGTTATGGCAGCGGTGGTCCGGGAGGCCCGGCGCATGGCGCCGCTGGACGCGCCACTGTTGATCGAAGGCGAAACCGGCACGGGCAAGGAACTGCTGGCCCGCGCGTGTCACCTGGCGAGCCCGCGCGGGCAGTCACCGTTGATGGCCCTCAATTGTGCCGGCCTGCCGGAGTCCATGGCTGAGACCGAGCTGTTCGGCTACGGTCCCGGCGCGTTCGAAGGGGCGCGGGCAGAAGGCAAGCTCGGGCTGCTGGAGCTGACGGCGGGCGGGACGTTGTTTCTCGACGGTGTCGGGGAAATGAGCCCGCGTTTGCAGGTGAAATTGCTGCGCTTCCTGCAGGACGGATGCTTCCGCCGCGTAGGCAGCGATGAAGAGGTGTACCTGGATGTGAGGGTAATCTGCGCGACCCAGGTCGATTTGTCCGAACTCTGCGCCCGAGGCGAATTTCGCCAGGATTTGTACCACCGCTTGAATGTGCTTTCCCTGCACATTCCACCGCTGCGCGAATGCCTCGACGGGCTGGCCCCGTTGGTCGAGCATTTTCTCGACCAGGCCAGTCGCCAGATCGGTTGTCCCTTGCCAAAGCTTGCTCCGGCGGCCATGGACCGCCTCAGCCATTACCACTGGCCGGGTAATGTCCGGCAATTGGAAAACGTGCTGTTCCAGGCGGTTTCCCTGTGCGATGGCGGGAAGGTGAAAGCCGAGCACATCCGCCTGCCGGATTACGGCGTGCGTCAGCCCCTTGGCGATTTTTCCCTTGAGGGTGGCTTGGACGAGATCGTTGGGCGTTTCGAGAAAGCGGTGCTGGAACGTTTGTATTCCGAGCATCGGAGCAGTCGGCAACTGGGGAAGCGGCTGGGGGTTTCCCATACGACCATTGCCAATAAGTTGCGCGAATACGAAGTCGGCAAAGAATCCGGCGCGTGA
- a CDS encoding HD domain-containing protein produces MDTHARFTHMQDGTRDDWAIIAADFSAYARQLPGRVLAHLKLLDGDFGGFPVDRLTHSLQTATRAYRDGRDEEYVVCALLHDIGDTLGSYNHPDIAAAILKPFVSAENLWVVEKHGIFQGYYFFHHLGMDRHLREQFLEHPQYQATIDFCAKYDAAAFDPEYDTLPLSFFEPMLERVFAAPKQSIYKAAMAEQP; encoded by the coding sequence GTGGATACTCATGCGCGCTTCACCCACATGCAGGACGGGACCCGGGATGACTGGGCGATCATCGCGGCGGACTTCAGCGCCTATGCGCGGCAGTTGCCGGGGCGGGTACTGGCCCATCTGAAATTGCTCGACGGCGATTTTGGCGGGTTCCCGGTGGATCGCCTGACCCACTCCCTGCAAACCGCCACCCGCGCCTACCGTGACGGGCGGGACGAAGAGTACGTGGTCTGCGCCCTGCTCCACGACATCGGTGACACGCTGGGCAGCTACAACCACCCGGACATCGCCGCGGCGATCCTCAAGCCGTTCGTCAGCGCCGAAAACCTGTGGGTGGTGGAGAAACACGGGATTTTCCAGGGCTATTACTTTTTCCATCACCTGGGCATGGATCGGCACCTGCGCGAGCAGTTTCTCGAACATCCGCAATACCAGGCGACCATTGATTTCTGCGCAAAATACGATGCTGCGGCGTTCGATCCCGAGTACGACACGCTGCCGCTGAGTTTCTTCGAGCCGATGCTGGAAAGGGTGTTCGCCGCGCCGAAGCAATCGATCTACAAGGCGGCGATGGCAGAGCAGCCCTGA
- a CDS encoding 4a-hydroxytetrahydrobiopterin dehydratase has protein sequence MNTLNQAHCEACRADAPQVSDEELPVLIKQIPDWNIEVRDGVMQLEKVFLFKNFKHALAFTNAVGEISEAEGHHPGLLTEWGKVTVTWWSHSIKGLHRNDFIMAARTDEVAKTAEGRK, from the coding sequence ATGAACACTCTGAACCAAGCCCATTGCGAAGCCTGCCGCGCCGACGCACCGCAAGTCAGCGACGAAGAACTGCCAGTACTGATCAAGCAGATTCCGGACTGGAACATCGAAGTGCGCGACGGCGTGATGCAATTGGAGAAAGTTTTCCTGTTCAAGAATTTCAAGCACGCCCTGGCGTTCACCAATGCGGTCGGTGAGATCTCCGAGGCCGAGGGGCATCACCCAGGCCTGCTTACCGAGTGGGGCAAAGTCACCGTCACCTGGTGGAGCCACTCCATCAAGGGCCTGCACCGCAACGACTTCATCATGGCCGCTCGCACCGACGAAGTGGCCAAGACCGCCGAGGGCCGCAAGTAA
- a CDS encoding NAD(P)H nitroreductase — translation MQALDALLNRVSVPRLVDPAPTPEQREVMFAAAMRAPDHGQLRPWRFLTVEGQARHRMGELLAEAARFNDPLVAEAVVEKALNGPLRAPLVVVVIARLQDHFKIPKSEQLLAAGCAAHGILLAAYAQGIGGVWRTGELAYSPHVARGLGLEEGEEVIGFLYLGTPQKEARTAPQEDIGQFVREWTGL, via the coding sequence ATGCAGGCTCTCGACGCTTTGCTCAACCGTGTTTCCGTCCCGCGCCTGGTGGACCCGGCGCCTACGCCGGAGCAGCGCGAAGTGATGTTCGCCGCCGCGATGCGCGCGCCCGACCATGGTCAGTTGCGGCCATGGCGTTTCCTGACGGTCGAAGGGCAGGCGCGCCATCGCATGGGGGAACTGCTGGCCGAAGCTGCACGCTTCAATGATCCGCTGGTGGCCGAAGCCGTGGTGGAAAAGGCGCTTAACGGCCCACTGCGCGCGCCTCTGGTCGTGGTAGTGATCGCCCGCCTGCAGGACCATTTCAAGATTCCGAAATCCGAGCAACTGCTGGCGGCCGGCTGCGCCGCCCATGGCATCCTCCTGGCGGCTTATGCCCAGGGAATCGGCGGAGTCTGGCGCACGGGCGAACTGGCTTACTCGCCGCATGTGGCCAGGGGGCTGGGGCTTGAAGAGGGCGAAGAAGTGATTGGTTTCCTCTACCTAGGCACCCCGCAGAAAGAAGCGCGCACGGCGCCGCAAGAAGATATCGGGCAGTTTGTCCGGGAGTGGACAGGCCTGTAA